A single window of Betaproteobacteria bacterium DNA harbors:
- the pstA gene encoding phosphate ABC transporter permease PstA, translating into MADMTVAEIRALITKHKRWDLIFATVGVLALMVGVLTFVALFAGMVMDGAHRLSWDFFVNFPSRRAENAGILSAWAGSTLVMLVTAVTAIPVGVAGAVYLEEYAPKNWMTDIIEINVTNLAGVPSIIYGLLALGLFVYKFGFGQSILSAGLTLALLILPVVIVATREAIRSIPGVIREGAYALGATKWQTTADHILPYSVPGILTGVIIGLARAIGETAPIITIGALTFIAFLPPAPFTGDPSAGPFDWLFAPFTVMPIQMFNWTSRPEAAFHQNAAAAGLVLVVMTLSMNALAIYIRYRLRKNIKW; encoded by the coding sequence ATGGCCGATATGACCGTCGCGGAAATCCGGGCGCTCATCACCAAGCACAAGCGCTGGGACCTGATATTCGCGACCGTGGGTGTGCTTGCATTGATGGTGGGCGTGCTGACGTTCGTTGCGCTGTTCGCCGGCATGGTGATGGACGGCGCGCACCGGCTGTCCTGGGATTTCTTCGTCAATTTCCCTTCCCGCCGCGCGGAGAACGCGGGCATCCTGTCGGCCTGGGCCGGCAGTACGCTGGTGATGCTGGTGACCGCCGTCACCGCCATCCCGGTAGGCGTGGCGGGCGCGGTTTACCTTGAAGAGTACGCGCCGAAGAACTGGATGACGGACATCATCGAGATCAACGTGACCAATCTCGCCGGCGTGCCTTCGATCATTTACGGCCTGCTGGCATTGGGCCTGTTCGTTTACAAGTTCGGTTTTGGCCAGAGCATTTTGTCCGCCGGGCTGACACTGGCGTTGTTGATCCTGCCGGTGGTGATCGTTGCTACTCGCGAGGCGATCCGTTCGATTCCCGGGGTGATCCGCGAAGGGGCTTATGCGCTCGGCGCCACCAAATGGCAGACCACCGCAGACCACATTCTTCCGTACTCTGTTCCGGGTATCCTCACCGGCGTGATCATCGGCCTGGCGCGCGCAATCGGCGAGACTGCGCCGATCATCACCATCGGCGCGCTGACCTTCATCGCGTTTCTTCCGCCGGCCCCTTTTACCGGCGATCCGTCGGCCGGACCGTTCGACTGGCTGTTCGCGCCGTTCACCGTGATGCCGATCCAGATGTTCAACTGGACTTCGCGACCGGAAGCGGCCTTCCATCAGAATGCCGCCGCTGCGGGCCTGGTGCTGGTGGTGATGACGCTGTCGATGAATGCACTGGCGATCTACATCCGCTACCGACTGAGAAAAAACATCAAGTGGTGA
- a CDS encoding NADH-quinone oxidoreductase subunit A, with the protein MLEQYFPILLFIFVGLAVGVALPLAGGTLSRLLGVHRPDPEKLSPYECGFEAFEDARMKFDVRYYLVAILFILFDLEIAFLFPWAVVLHEIGTFGFLAMVLFLAILVVGFVYEWKKGALEWE; encoded by the coding sequence ATGCTTGAGCAGTACTTTCCGATTCTGCTGTTCATTTTCGTCGGCCTTGCCGTCGGGGTGGCGTTACCCTTGGCCGGCGGCACCCTGAGCAGGCTGCTCGGCGTGCACCGGCCGGATCCGGAAAAACTTTCTCCCTATGAGTGCGGCTTCGAGGCCTTCGAGGACGCGCGCATGAAATTCGACGTGCGCTACTACCTCGTCGCCATCCTGTTCATCCTGTTCGACCTGGAAATCGCGTTTCTATTCCCCTGGGCGGTGGTGCTCCACGAAATCGGGACGTTCGGTTTCCTGGCAATGGTGCTTTTCCTCGCAATCCTCGTCGTCGGCTTTGTCTACGAGTGGAAAAAAGGGGCGCTGGAATGGGAGTGA
- the pstB gene encoding phosphate ABC transporter ATP-binding protein gives MSKITDGPSAQANLVLKAESRGLNFFYGAFHALKGINMPIYDKKVTALIGPSGCGKSTYLRCFNRMHDLYPDNRYEGEIRLHPDNTNLLNPHVDPIEVRMRISMVFQKPNPFPKSIYENVAYGLRVRGVRGVATIDEKVEQALRGAALWDEVKDRLNDLAFNLSGGQQQRMCIARALATEPEILLFDEPTSALDPIATASIEELIADLKHKVTILIVTHNMQQAARVSDFTAYMYLGEMIEFDATDTIFIKPKNKATEDYITGRFG, from the coding sequence ATGTCCAAGATCACTGACGGACCCTCCGCACAGGCCAATCTCGTGCTCAAGGCGGAGTCGCGCGGATTGAATTTCTTCTACGGCGCTTTCCATGCGTTGAAAGGCATCAACATGCCGATCTACGACAAGAAGGTCACCGCGCTGATTGGGCCTTCGGGATGCGGCAAGTCGACGTATCTGCGCTGTTTCAACCGTATGCATGATCTCTATCCGGACAACCGCTACGAGGGCGAGATCCGGCTGCATCCGGACAATACCAATCTGCTGAATCCGCACGTCGATCCGATCGAAGTGCGCATGCGCATCAGCATGGTGTTCCAGAAGCCCAATCCCTTTCCGAAATCGATCTATGAGAACGTCGCATATGGACTGCGTGTGCGCGGCGTGCGCGGGGTGGCCACCATCGACGAGAAGGTCGAGCAGGCACTGCGTGGCGCCGCACTGTGGGACGAGGTCAAGGACCGGCTGAACGACCTGGCATTCAATCTTTCCGGCGGCCAGCAGCAGCGCATGTGCATCGCGCGCGCACTGGCGACCGAGCCGGAAATCCTGCTGTTCGACGAACCGACGTCCGCGCTCGATCCGATCGCCACCGCCAGCATCGAGGAACTCATCGCCGACCTGAAGCACAAGGTCACTATCCTGATCGTGACCCACAACATGCAGCAGGCCGCGCGCGTGTCGGATTTCACTGCCTATATGTATCTCGGCGAGATGATCGAATTCGACGCCACCGACACCATCTTCATCAAGCCCAAGAACAAGGCCACCGAAGATTACATAACCGGAAGATTCGGCTGA
- the pstC gene encoding phosphate ABC transporter permease subunit PstC — protein sequence MSSVANTQPLNTLVDHTISARLAKKKTRHVRERLIEGVLFLAASVSVAITVGIVVILVTESYQFFQHISLVDFLTDNQWTPLFDDAHYGIMVLLSGTVVSSFVALAVAIPLGTMIAIYLSEFAPFAVREIAKPFLELLGGVPTIVYGYFALLYVNPALQFFFPGLPGFNLLSAGLVMGIMIIPYVSSVSEDAMRSVPMAMREGSYAMGATRFQTAVRVVTPAAFSGIAAAYILGISRAVGETMIVAVAAGMQPNLTWNPAEPAATITAYIVQVALGDLPHGSIGYQTIFAAGLTLMLLTLFFNVVGHFMKRRYRQAY from the coding sequence ATGAGTTCCGTCGCAAATACCCAACCACTGAATACCCTGGTGGACCACACAATCAGCGCGCGGCTCGCGAAGAAGAAAACCCGGCATGTTCGCGAGCGGTTAATCGAAGGCGTGCTGTTCCTGGCGGCATCGGTTTCGGTCGCCATCACCGTCGGCATCGTGGTCATCCTGGTGACCGAGTCCTACCAGTTCTTCCAGCACATCTCGCTGGTCGATTTTCTCACCGACAACCAGTGGACGCCGCTGTTCGACGACGCCCATTACGGCATCATGGTGCTGCTGTCGGGCACGGTGGTTAGCTCGTTCGTGGCGCTGGCCGTGGCAATACCGCTCGGCACCATGATCGCCATTTACCTGTCGGAATTTGCGCCCTTCGCGGTGCGCGAAATCGCCAAGCCGTTTCTCGAATTGCTGGGCGGCGTGCCCACCATCGTTTATGGATATTTCGCTCTGCTGTACGTGAATCCGGCGCTGCAATTCTTCTTTCCCGGGCTGCCCGGCTTCAATCTTCTGTCTGCGGGACTGGTCATGGGCATCATGATCATTCCCTACGTCAGTTCGGTTTCCGAGGACGCGATGCGCTCGGTGCCGATGGCGATGCGCGAAGGTTCCTATGCAATGGGCGCGACGCGCTTCCAGACTGCGGTTCGTGTCGTCACACCCGCCGCTTTCTCCGGCATTGCCGCGGCTTACATCCTCGGCATATCGCGCGCAGTCGGAGAAACCATGATTGTCGCGGTGGCCGCCGGCATGCAGCCCAACCTGACCTGGAATCCCGCGGAACCGGCGGCAACCATCACCGCTTATATCGTGCAGGTCGCGCTGGGCGATCTGCCGCACGGCAGCATCGGCTACCAGACGATATTCGCAGCAGGCCTGACCCTGATGTTGCTGACGCTGTTCTTCAACGTCGTCGGCCACTTTATGAAGCGTCGCTACCGGCAGGCGTACTGA
- a CDS encoding triose-phosphate isomerase, producing MRQRLAVGNWKMHGSLPENQALLDKVAVAAGGLSRAHAAICVPFPYLAQAQSALAGSKAAWGGQNVSQHPKGAFTGEVSAGMLREFGCRYVIVGHSERRQSFGEDDASVALKAKAVLAEGMVPIVCVGETLAERERGVTQEVVGRQLGVVADRLGAEGLKASVLAYEPVWAIGTGKTATPDQAQAVHAYLRGVLAARDESIAASMPILYGGSVKAANAAELFGMQDVDGGLIGGASLVAEEFLAICRAADG from the coding sequence ATGCGGCAGCGGCTGGCGGTGGGCAACTGGAAGATGCACGGCAGTCTTCCGGAAAACCAGGCCCTCCTCGACAAGGTCGCGGTGGCTGCCGGCGGTCTCAGCAGAGCACACGCCGCGATTTGTGTCCCTTTCCCCTACCTGGCCCAGGCTCAGTCGGCATTGGCGGGGTCGAAAGCGGCTTGGGGCGGCCAGAACGTCAGCCAACATCCCAAAGGAGCGTTTACCGGTGAAGTTTCCGCTGGAATGCTGCGCGAATTTGGCTGTCGCTATGTGATTGTCGGGCATTCCGAGCGCAGGCAGTCGTTCGGCGAGGATGACGCGTCGGTCGCGCTAAAGGCGAAGGCCGTATTGGCCGAAGGCATGGTACCGATCGTTTGCGTCGGGGAAACGCTGGCGGAGCGCGAGCGGGGTGTCACGCAAGAAGTGGTCGGCCGTCAGCTTGGCGTGGTGGCGGATCGGCTCGGTGCCGAAGGATTGAAGGCGTCGGTACTGGCTTACGAACCGGTCTGGGCAATCGGCACCGGCAAGACGGCGACGCCGGATCAGGCGCAGGCGGTGCATGCGTACTTGCGCGGGGTCCTGGCCGCGCGTGATGAAAGTATCGCCGCCTCGATGCCGATCCTGTACGGCGGCAGCGTGAAGGCGGCCAATGCGGCAGAGTTGTTCGGCATGCAGGATGTGGACGGCGGATTGATCGGCGGCGCTTCTCTGGTGGCCGAAGAATTCCTCGCCATCTGCCGGGCGGCAGATGGCTAA
- the secG gene encoding preprotein translocase subunit SecG produces the protein METLILILHVLAALCVIGLVLLQHGKGADMGAAFGSGSAGSLFGSSGSANFLSRTTGVLAAVFFLTSLGLTYVSSHKGRPEGVMSTHQESPVEPAKSVPVPGAPVPQPSGGDSKANEIPK, from the coding sequence ATGGAAACCTTGATTCTGATTCTCCATGTACTGGCCGCGTTGTGCGTGATCGGCCTCGTGCTGCTTCAGCACGGCAAAGGTGCGGATATGGGCGCGGCGTTCGGCAGCGGTTCCGCCGGCAGCCTGTTCGGCTCCAGCGGGTCGGCCAACTTTCTGAGCAGGACCACGGGAGTCCTGGCCGCGGTGTTTTTCCTGACCAGCTTGGGGCTTACCTATGTATCCAGTCACAAGGGCCGGCCGGAAGGCGTGATGTCCACGCATCAGGAATCGCCGGTGGAACCGGCCAAGAGCGTCCCGGTACCGGGTGCTCCGGTGCCGCAACCGTCTGGCGGCGATTCGAAGGCGAACGAAATACCGAAGTAA